The genomic DNA gtgaatgccattgttgattcgcttaaggctacctctatgcttggccgagcggaggataccaACACGGAGGAGCCGCTCGTCCAgattcttagtccagtcagtcggactattcgtctccttcgactagacttgaaggggaggcaagtgatccggtagtaagaacaggggacccagccctgtggagtcaacgccacgtggaagtcacaatggcagttgtccatccggagggccgggtccgaccgaaCGGCCGCCCGGTGGAATTGAAcatccggagagggatgggtccgagtggctggccgaccggacgatattcggctgatggttaaaggcgccctgtcgaaatcagggttccggcgctcagtggaaaaggtcgcggGGCCGAGCGGATGtcccgctcggccaaagccataaggtaacactgctaatagtctccacaaagcacgtgatggaagatctccccaagtaaaccaccgcatatgtctggccggatgttgagggagctgtccgcccggaagtCAGAgatggagcaaaggggaaaaggacaaggaacgtctttttctgacaacaggtatgtttcacgtgtgggccacgctccaaatcttgtgacaggggattccgctgtcccatcgaggacatgctgagactgtagcagtatgggttagggaagctcactgacaagtccttattggagtatgggccatggacacgtgtacacctcggtaggtgtacactcacttcttcgttgccctatataaaggccctcattcttcgccggaggtacacagCCTACTAGTTTTGAAGCCactgtttctttcttgagcttcgcctgacttgagcgtcggagggtcgccgccgggaacctcttcccggcccgacttctgtgcaggtccgccggagcTTCATGCCACCAGTCGGAGATCCACGACAGCAGTCGAAGAGCGCTCCGTGcctagcgtccattgattcagcattcggacaggatcacttccctattttttctctctcctctataatatttagggaatggaatctattttttaaatttagagaaatacgatttataaatgtataatttaaagaatttactttatctaaaatttatgataaaatttttgatgcatatgatgtaaatgttttaaattaatattaatccataaatttaaattatatatgaaTTAATTTTCTGTCCGATCGTCAATTCTTTATTTTCCATTCAGAAATTAGTTTATAACAGTTAGTTGTCTGATCCTACTGGCCACTAAACCCATTTTCCAACAGCTCTGTCGCCTCGGTGCTGGAGCAGGTGGATGGCGAGGGAGGAGAGGTGAATGAGGGCTCCGTGAGGGCTCGGAGGCCGGATGGCTCTTGGAGGCGGAACACGGCAAGGGCGTGCACCGGCGAGGGCTCAGAGGAAAGAGGGCTCCAGGAGTCAAAGCACGACAGGGGCGCACGACGGCTAGGGCTCGGAAGCCAGAGGGCTTGGAGACCGGAGGGCTCCAGTAGGCGGAGCACGTCAGGGACGCGCGCTGGTGACGACTCGGAGCCCGGAGGGTTCCAGGAGGCGGAGCAAGGTAGGGGCGCGTGCGGCAGCGCGGGAGGAGAGATAGAGGAGGCGGTGAAGTGGCGAATAGAGGGCGGCGTGGGGAAAGGAATGAAGCGCGGCGTGATTCCGTCGGCGGAGATGGCGAAGGAGGCGGGGCAGAAAGGAAAAACTACTGTCAACACAAAAATCTTTCCCTCTCATCTTCATCTACCCCACATCATCACTGGGTATCTCGACTCCAACATGATTGCCATTCTCAACGACAATGAACATCTATCTCTCTTTGCCCACAGCCAGTCTCGACGGGCCTATCCTGCCTGTTGGAGCTTTGAGCGGTGAATTGGAACACAAATTTTCACAAATTTACATGCGACTTGGTGAATTGGGAATTAACGGAAGAGTTAATCACTTGGACGCGGTCCCCGGTACAAAACCGTTTTCTTAATTCTTCTCATCGTCCTCCTTGGGAAGTATGAAGGCCACACGCCGGCAACCTCCTCCGCGCCTAGTCGACGCAGAGCTCGAGCTCGCGTTCGAGTTTCCCTTCTTCAAGCACGGCTTCAGCTCGCAGGCTTGCTGCTCCCTGAGGCCGCCGGCACCGCCGTCGACGTCGAACGACTGGCCGTCGAAGTCGGAGTACGTCACCGCCCCGTCGTTGGGGTGGAGCCGGCGATCGCTCAGCCGCGGGGATTCGTTGCGGTCGCCGCGGCGGGAGGTCTGAACGAGGCGGTAGAGGGTGTGGCAGGGGACGATGTAGAAGACGTTGCCGGGGCAGAGGAGGGACTCGGGCCGGACGACGACCCAGGGGAAGCGGAACACGTCGGGGCGGGTGACGAAGTGGCGGGGGTTCCTGGCCATCACCTCGCCGGCAGTCAGGGCCTTGCGGTGGATCTCGACGAAGCGGCCGGGGTGGACCAGCTTCAGCACGGCGCCGTCCTCGCTCTCCATACACCGCCGGAAAAGAACGCAGGTGGAGGAAGGCAGGCGGGCTTCATTAATGTAGCAAGGATCAACTCCCCGGAGAAAACGAGGAATACCGGATAAGATTTTTTTGTTGTTCACTAGAAAAAACTTTGGGGACTTCGCCAGAGAGACTGCAAGCTCAGCTCAGCTCTGATCTGCTCTGTCACTATTTCATATAAGTTAAAACTTTACATCACAAGTAATTAGACCGGAAATTCCGCCGATGAGGAAGATAGATAGATAAACAGGACGCAAAAGTTTGTCTGGAAGACAGCTGCATAATATTTAATGATCTCTAAAACGTCAACCCATGAAATCTCTATAGTAGAAGTAAATCCACTACCAAAATTTAGTTAAGCTTGAGCTTCTAACGAAGATGGAAAGAAGGATTGCCTCCGCTTTTGGATACGCGGAGGGAGGTGCTTAGTGTACTTCTTCGGGCCGACGGTGGCCCAGGGCAGGAAGACGCCAGTTCCGTTGTGCGGCGGCGAGTTCCTACGGGAGGTGGTCAGGACGACTTCTCCTCCTGGCTGCGCCACCATGACAGCGGCTGGAGCTTGCAGTGGAATCATGGCTTGAGGTCCGTACGCAATGACTCCAGGCATGGGCATGGTTGGCTGCGGGAGGGAGCACTCCGGTCGCCACCAGATCATAGCTTGGTTGGCCCGTGAAGCAGTAGGCGAGTACAAACTGTGAGCGGCGGTTTTAACCTTCACGAATGTGACGGTCATCCTCTTGTTTGGCGAGGCGCACACCGCGTGCCTCGCCATGTCTGCACTGTTGCCGCGCATCGCTATGAGTGCCCTACACAGATTCATGAATGATCATTAGTCTGTGGTAGTAGAATTCAACAATATTGGTGGTGATGTTTGCAATTGCATACCCTTCATTGAGTGTAAGAATTAGCGATCCCTTGTAGTTTCCTTCGGGGTCACTGATGAGCGACCGGCCAAAAGCCATGGTCGTTTCAGAGAGGACGAGTGTCAGAATGGGGTTTTCCAGATGGGGAGGTTTGAAGTAGGGCTGAGAATAATCGCCCTGCACCAGGGGAAAATTAACAAGAGTCTGGGAAGAAAACTTAGCTTGGTTGTAAAAGAAAGGAGCTGCTACCTCATCGAAGAAGTTGATAATGCAGCTGTTAGGTTTCTTATTATCTGGTATGATGTGCCAAAGGACCAAATGATCAATTATGTTCTGCAATTCAGGGGGAATTGGCTCGGTGGTACCTTCATTGATcatgtttatttaattaaattttgtgtgAAGTTTTCCCTCTGAAAATTGGAACAATGAATCCTTCTCAGAAATATGTCTACTTACTTTCTCCTTCAGTGGTTGGCTGGAATAATGGAACGCCGAATTGAATGATCTCCCTCTTGTTCCCTTTCATTTGTTTATTGAAGAAAATGAATGTTTCCCCTGGAAACATATGAAGCAATATCATCTTCACAATCGCTTAAAAGAAGAAATGCGTGTAGTGGCTTTACCGGAGAGTTCTCCTCTTCGACCTGCATGACGAAGTCCATTGATGAACTGGACGAGGTCAGGCAACTCTGAGTCTGTGAAAATACCCTCATACATCTTGAGACCTTTGACAACGTTAACCTGACAAAAGAAACACGGATCATCCTTTACTGCATCTCTAAACAGAAAGTGAGTAGAGATAGAACTCGCCATATGCCCTTTCACTGACTCCTTTGCCACGAAACCTTTCGAGAGCTTGATCCTCTCCAGGCGCGCCGAGAAATCTCCATCGTTGGCAGAAATGTCGACCGCCGAAGTTGGTTCTTGCGATCCTGGCACGAGAGAATTTAATAATGGTAATGCTTCAATCAATGACAGATCAAGATGAAATTGAACCAAACCGAATCAAACCAAAACCAAATAGAACAAAACAAGAGATgccgtagaaaactaggaatgaaAAGTTAGAACTCGCTCCGCCGACATCGCCGCCCCGTACTAACCAGACTCGGGGACGATCGGCCGATCCGCATTGGACGGATCGCAGCCTTCGCGGCTCTGTCATTTCGATCTCGCCGGTTGCTGCCGTAGGGAGAGTGATGGCCGCGGACTCGTCGGCTTAACGCCGTAGGGGATAAGAAAATAGAGGGTAAAGGGGGCACCCGGATCGGATCGTATGCAGTCTCGCCGAGGAGGCGAGATTCGAATTCCGGTGAATGCAGAAAGAGTGGAAATAAGCGATAAAAAGGGCATCGTGATATTCAATGTGAGATACCTCCGGTGGCGTCGCCGTCTTCGACACCATTCTGAATCTGAAGCGAGCATTTTGCTCCACAGGGCGAATCCTCCTCGATCCCCGCTACCTCATCGCTTTCCCCCACTGCCTCGTCGGAAGGTTCTTCCTCTGTGAAGGCGGCATTAATGACCTCCGCATCCGCAGGAGTTCGCTCTGAGTTTCCTCCCAAAGACGGATCCGCCGTCGCCGCCGCGTCCTTCTCGATCCCCGCGATCTCAATGCTTTTCCCCACCGCCTTGTAGGAAGGTTCTTCCTCCGCCGGCGCTTCCTCTGTGAAGGCGACCTTAATGGCCTCCGCCTCCGGAGAAGTTTGCTCCGAGTTTCCTCCAGAAGACGCATCCGCCGTCGCCGCACCGTCTTCCCCGATCCCCGCGACCTCAATGCTTCCCTCCACCGCCTCGCCGGAAGCTTGCTCTTCCGGGGAAGGTATTTCATTCTCAGCGGGAGGGCTATCGCTCTCCCAAAAATTGATCGTCTCCTCCGACTGTGCCGGAGGAAGACGAAGCCTCTCCCTTGCGGTATCGCGGTTGGCTTCTAGCAAGCGGATCTCGAAGGAGATCTCGTCGATGGGGAAGTACTTTTGGTTGTGGAGCACCGGGATCCAATTCAGGCGCCGGCAGTGCAGGGCGGCGAACACCGACTCGTACTCCTCACCGCCATCTTTCTGCGCCAGGTGGCTGCAGAACGCGTCGATGATCGCGTTCGCGGCGGCGAACTCGCTCCGGAACCATGAGATCATCTGGTCCCGTGCGTACACCTCAGGCACCGGAACCACCTTCGCCATCGATCGCCGCAAGAACCAATCAATCGTTCGATTGATCAATCGccaccctcctcctcctcctcctccttcccacACTCAAATCTCAGAGAGAAGGCAACAGAAATCCAACGAAGCGAGCGCAAAATCTCAAACGCTTGCTCGAGGCCGAGGaggggacgagaagccgggggaGGATAAATACTACTGGGAAGGCCCGCAATGATACACGATCCCGGACACGTGGCGAGACGGGAAGGTGGAAGGGTAAATGGCCCAGCGACCACGCGAACACCGGATCCGCGACGCAATCATACAATCGGCTCACCGCTTCACTGCCGGTGACGGAATTCTCCCGTCCGCGTGTTGCAGGCGGCCACCTGGACGTTATGTGGCCACGTAGATCCGCACCCTCAACGGTCATTCTTCGGTCTAACGGTCACAGTTCATCTCCTCTCGCATCGGACGGCTTAAGACTCACAAGTTCATGACAGTTGGACGCTGACGTTCCCGAGGAAGCTGATGCGACGGTGACGTCATCGTGTAAGTGGTCAACGCcggtaactttaaaattttgtttttttattaaa from Zingiber officinale cultivar Zhangliang chromosome 4A, Zo_v1.1, whole genome shotgun sequence includes the following:
- the LOC121972159 gene encoding RNA demethylase ALKBH10B-like, translating into MAKVVPVPEVYARDQMISWFRSEFAAANAIIDAFCSHLAQKDGGEEYESVFAALHCRRLNWIPVLHNQKYFPIDEISFEIRLLEANRDTARERLRLPPAQSEETINFWESDSPPAENEIPSPEEQASGEAVEGSIEVAGIGEDGAATADASSGGNSEQTSPEAEAIKVAFTEEAPAEEEPSYKAVGKSIEIAGIEKDAAATADPSLGGNSERTPADAEVINAAFTEEEPSDEAVGESDEVAGIEEDSPCGAKCSLQIQNGVEDGDATGGSQEPTSAVDISANDGDFSARLERIKLSKGFVAKESVKGHMVNVVKGLKMYEGIFTDSELPDLVQFINGLRHAGRRGELSGETFIFFNKQMKGNKREIIQFGVPLFQPTTEGESTTEPIPPELQNIIDHLVLWHIIPDNKKPNSCIINFFDEGDYSQPYFKPPHLENPILTLVLSETTMAFGRSLISDPEGNYKGSLILTLNEGALIAMRGNSADMARHAVCASPNKRMTVTFVKVKTAAHSLYSPTASRANQAMIWWRPECSLPQPTMPMPGVIAYGPQAMIPLQAPAAVMVAQPGGEVVLTTSRRNSPPHNGTGVFLPWATVGPKKYTKHLPPRIQKRRQSFFPSSLEAQA